A window of the Gossypium hirsutum isolate 1008001.06 chromosome A03, Gossypium_hirsutum_v2.1, whole genome shotgun sequence genome harbors these coding sequences:
- the LOC121224953 gene encoding RNA pseudouridine synthase 7 isoform X2 — MKRDRDEAEEEGNEERNKRKMEIVWQTPAHPAQKQDYVFHNGKRHVRPYYFEFVSHVNKRWEGKTIVDLFAQEFRGRSRDYYVIGMNHQ, encoded by the exons atgaaaagagataGAGACGAAGCAGAAGAAGAAGGAAACGAAGAGAGAAACAAAAGGAAAATGGAGATTGTTTGGCAAACTCCTGCTCATCCTGCTCAGAAACAAGATTATGTTTTTCACAACG GGAAGCGCCATGTACGACCTTACTACTTTGAGTTCGTCTCTCAt GTTAATAAACGATGGGAAGGTAAAACAATAGTGGATTTGTTCGCTCAAGAGTTCAGAGGTCGATCTAGAGATTACTAT GTTATAGGCATGAACCACCAGTGA
- the LOC121224953 gene encoding RNA pseudouridine synthase 7 isoform X3, whose translation MKRDRDEAEEEGNEERNKRKMEIVWQTPAHPAQKQDYVFHNGKRHVRPYYFEFVSHVNKRWEGKTIVDLFAQEFRGRSRDYYA comes from the exons atgaaaagagataGAGACGAAGCAGAAGAAGAAGGAAACGAAGAGAGAAACAAAAGGAAAATGGAGATTGTTTGGCAAACTCCTGCTCATCCTGCTCAGAAACAAGATTATGTTTTTCACAACG GGAAGCGCCATGTACGACCTTACTACTTTGAGTTCGTCTCTCAt GTTAATAAACGATGGGAAGGTAAAACAATAGTGGATTTGTTCGCTCAAGAGTTCAGAGGTCGATCTAGAGATTACTAT GCATGA
- the LOC121224953 gene encoding RNA pseudouridine synthase 7 isoform X1: MKRDRDEAEEEGNEERNKRKMEIVWQTPAHPAQKQDYVFHNEAQFFGGNLTGKRHVRPYYFEFVSHVNKRWEGKTIVDLFAQEFRGRSRDYYVSAVKCGRIQVDGENIPVSYIVKRCQKISHFLHRL; this comes from the exons atgaaaagagataGAGACGAAGCAGAAGAAGAAGGAAACGAAGAGAGAAACAAAAGGAAAATGGAGATTGTTTGGCAAACTCCTGCTCATCCTGCTCAGAAACAAGATTATGTTTTTCACAACG AAGCTCAATTTTTTGGCGGGAATTTGACAGGGAAGCGCCATGTACGACCTTACTACTTTGAGTTCGTCTCTCAt GTTAATAAACGATGGGAAGGTAAAACAATAGTGGATTTGTTCGCTCAAGAGTTCAGAGGTCGATCTAGAGATTACTAT GTTAGTGCTGTCAAATGTGGACGGATACAAGTGGATGGAGAGAATATACCTGTTTCATACATAGTTAAACGATGCCAGAAGATTAGCCACTTCTTACATAG GTTATAG